The following coding sequences are from one Ornithorhynchus anatinus isolate Pmale09 chromosome 11, mOrnAna1.pri.v4, whole genome shotgun sequence window:
- the C11H16orf78 gene encoding uncharacterized protein C16orf78 homolog — protein sequence MSRGGSSGIKMTERSRRTSEERRLSDATRVLEWFERRRNKAMLNSNKKESVVNSNRKTSLKWTLQDTSGARDRNRTDLSRSCSRETRISDPRSPKRASIVSDQRSIKDSLDEASSPRQSSTRPQSCGRCSFSKGLDPNMLLMQDATLGFPSFRKAAQKERSTRGFVLPDSTSGFPTFERRLKDILEKREAQKHQDATAQVQMKPEEILSCRYLRLSKNNIKTLVKLCKDAGMNIEIHPHMTESELNAKTIFNRNPSVSL from the exons atgagcagaGGAGGGTCTTCAGGGATCAAAATGACCGAGCGGAGCCGGAGGACCTCGGAGGAGCGTAGGCTCTCGGATGCAACACGGGTCCTGGAGTGGTTTGAGAGGAGACGTAACAAGGCCATGCTCAACTCCAACAAGAAGGAATCAGTAGTGAAT TCAAACAGGAAGACCTCTCTGAAATGGACACTTCAGGACACTTCAGGGGCCCGGGACCGGAACCGCACGGATTTGTCCAGGAGCTGCAGCCGGGAAACCCGGATCAGCGATCCACGGTCCCCTAAGAGAGCAAGCATCG TTTCAGATCAGCGATCCATCAAAGACAGCTTAGACGAGGCAAGCTCCCCCAGGCAGTCTTCCACCCGCCCTCAGAGCTGCGGCAGATGCAGTTTCTCCAAAGGCCTAGACCCCAACATGCTGCTCATGCAAGACGCCACTTTGGGATTCCCATCTTTCCGCAAAGCCGCCCAGAAAGAGAGGAGCACGAGGGGCTTCGTGCTGCCCGATTCCACCAGCGGCTTCCCGACGTTCGAGCGGAGGCTGAAGGACATCCTGGAAAAGAGAGAAGCCCAGAAGCATCAGGATGCCACGGCTCAGGTGCAGATGAAGCCGGAAGAGATTCTGAGCTGCCG ATACCTACGTCTCTCCAAGAACAACATCAAGACTTTGGTCAAGCTGTGTAAGGATGCAGGGATGAATATAGAGATCCACCCGCACATGACGGAATCCGAACTTAATGCCAAGACCATATTCAACAGAAACCCCAGCGTATCCTTGTGA